In Alkaliphilus flagellatus, one DNA window encodes the following:
- the grdD gene encoding glycine/sarcosine/betaine reductase complex component C subunit alpha: MSDNKIIKEMIGKVFNDIADAIETGQFGSKVKVGITTLGSEHGVDNIVKGAEMAAKNGQEYEIILIGPKVDTNLKVVEANTEEEAHKKMEELLDSGEIRSCVTMHYNFPIGVSTVGKVITPAKGREMFIATTTGTSSPHRVEAMVKNALYGIIAAKASGIKNPTVGILNVDGARQVERALKELDSNGYKVNFVESMRSDGGAVMRGNDLLAGTPDVMIQDTLTGNIFMKVFSSFATGGDYEALGYGYGPGIGEGYDRTILILSRASGVPVVAGAIEYAAQLVQGNLKEVAKAEFAAAKKAKLDDILKALTKDNKKSKESEGEEAVAPPTEVVTGSISGIDIMDLEDAVKALWKKGIYAESGMGCTGPIVMVNEGKMKEAMKALVEVGFIAKEADPC, translated from the coding sequence ATGAGTGATAACAAAATTATAAAAGAAATGATCGGTAAAGTATTTAATGATATAGCTGATGCAATAGAAACGGGACAGTTTGGTAGCAAAGTGAAAGTAGGTATTACTACATTAGGTAGTGAGCATGGAGTAGATAACATAGTTAAAGGCGCCGAAATGGCAGCTAAAAATGGTCAAGAATATGAAATTATATTGATTGGACCTAAAGTAGATACAAACCTTAAAGTAGTTGAGGCAAATACTGAAGAGGAAGCCCATAAAAAGATGGAAGAGCTTTTAGACAGTGGCGAAATTCGTTCTTGTGTTACAATGCATTACAACTTCCCTATAGGTGTGTCAACTGTAGGAAAGGTTATTACACCAGCTAAGGGAAGAGAAATGTTTATAGCTACAACTACTGGAACCTCATCTCCCCATAGAGTAGAGGCTATGGTTAAAAATGCTTTGTATGGAATTATCGCTGCTAAAGCATCGGGAATCAAAAATCCAACAGTAGGGATTTTAAATGTAGATGGTGCAAGACAAGTTGAAAGAGCTCTAAAGGAACTGGATTCAAATGGATATAAGGTTAATTTTGTTGAATCGATGAGATCTGATGGTGGTGCTGTAATGAGGGGTAATGATCTTTTAGCAGGAACACCTGATGTAATGATTCAAGATACACTTACAGGAAATATCTTTATGAAAGTTTTCTCATCCTTTGCAACAGGTGGAGATTATGAAGCCTTAGGTTATGGATATGGTCCTGGTATTGGCGAAGGTTATGATAGAACAATACTAATATTATCTAGAGCCTCTGGAGTACCTGTAGTAGCTGGTGCTATTGAATACGCTGCCCAGTTAGTACAAGGTAACCTAAAGGAAGTTGCAAAGGCAGAATTTGCAGCAGCTAAAAAAGCAAAACTAGATGATATACTAAAAGCACTAACAAAAGACAATAAAAAATCTAAGGAATCCGAAGGTGAAGAAGCAGTAGCACCACCTACTGAAGTAGTTACAGGATCTATTTCGGGTATTGATATTATGGATTTGGAGGATGCTGTTAAGGCACTTTGGAAAAAAGGTATTTATGCAGAAAGTGGAATGGGTTGTACTGGACCTATAGTAATGGTTAATGAAGGAAAAATGAAGGAAGCTATGAAAGCATTGGTAGAAGTAGGGTTCATTGCAAAAGAGGCAGATCCTTGTTAA
- a CDS encoding BMP family lipoprotein yields MKKRSLAVLLVLVLMMSLVLTACGGGKSNDGVSSETPEGTDNQQADAGDFFVGLVTDIGGIDDKSFNQGTWEGIEKFANEFGTDKNFLQSEEDADYIPNLSAFGDEGADLIVAPGFLFEDAMKQVSANFPDRNFLILDAKVEADNVASALFAEHEGSFLVGVAAALKAKEAGKDTVGYIGGMDYESIQKFEAGYEAGVWAIDPNMKVLVEYAGAFDNAQTGQALAAKMYDQGAYVIYHAAGGTGNGLIKEAQDRRVKGQDVWAIGVDRDQYEDGIYEGDKSAVLTSMIKRVDVAAYDIAKLTLDGKFPGGEVLTFNLENEGVGLPENNPNLSDEIVKKANDFIPKIISGEIEVSPVPSRLQK; encoded by the coding sequence GTGAAAAAAAGATCATTAGCGGTATTATTGGTTCTTGTTTTAATGATGTCATTAGTATTAACAGCATGTGGTGGAGGTAAGTCAAATGACGGAGTATCTTCAGAAACTCCAGAAGGTACAGACAATCAGCAAGCCGATGCAGGTGATTTCTTTGTAGGCCTTGTAACTGATATTGGTGGAATTGATGATAAATCATTCAACCAAGGTACATGGGAAGGTATTGAAAAATTTGCTAACGAATTTGGAACAGATAAGAACTTCCTTCAATCTGAAGAAGATGCAGATTATATACCAAATCTATCAGCTTTTGGAGATGAAGGAGCAGATTTAATAGTTGCACCTGGATTCTTATTTGAAGACGCAATGAAGCAAGTATCAGCAAATTTTCCTGACAGAAACTTCTTAATTCTTGATGCAAAAGTAGAGGCCGATAATGTAGCTAGTGCTCTTTTTGCAGAACACGAAGGTTCTTTTCTAGTAGGAGTAGCTGCAGCGCTAAAAGCTAAAGAAGCGGGCAAAGATACTGTTGGTTATATCGGTGGTATGGATTATGAATCTATACAAAAATTTGAAGCTGGATATGAAGCGGGTGTTTGGGCAATAGACCCTAATATGAAAGTTTTAGTTGAATATGCAGGGGCATTTGATAATGCCCAAACTGGTCAAGCATTAGCAGCTAAAATGTACGATCAAGGTGCATACGTTATTTATCATGCAGCTGGTGGTACTGGTAATGGATTAATTAAAGAGGCTCAAGATAGAAGAGTAAAAGGGCAAGACGTATGGGCTATAGGTGTTGACAGAGATCAATATGAAGATGGTATATATGAAGGTGATAAATCAGCTGTATTAACATCAATGATTAAACGTGTTGATGTTGCTGCTTATGACATTGCAAAACTTACTTTAGATGGCAAGTTCCCAGGTGGAGAAGTTCTTACTTTCAATTTAGAAAATGAGGGAGTTGGATTACCGGAAAACAATCCAAATCTATCTGATGAAATTGTAAAAAAAGCAAATGATTTTATACCTAAAATTATTTCTGGTGAAATTGAAGTATCACCTGTACCATCAAGATTACAAAAATAA
- a CDS encoding YjjI family glycine radical enzyme: MRAKQSEILDTIKSKGLTYQQKHHNLANIAERLVDPIELLNYTSEEMEVIENNMICDLNEGYGVYRPRYIVPDYSVFIKEGCKFLDLNPPTDIDELLDGLLILYSNVPSITSFPVFIGELDQLIDPFITNEDEDYIKIKRFLNHIDKTIPDSFCHANIGPKASKAGELILKAVIELQNPTPNMTIKYNKNITNREFAKLAAKACLVASKPSFSNDDYYIKDVGEHGIASCYNALPMAGGAYTLLRLRLGTIAKSCSSKEELINEALPNLTNHMLSMIDKRIKFIVEESNFFETSFLVEEGFIKKDNFTAMPAIVGLAEAVNHVLKLEDKDERFGQSEYGDEIAHEILTAIEKIVNNHEAVYCERTNNRYLFHAQVGASLDNSDKENTPAHRIPVGDEPILPLHLTQSAQFHKYFPSGTGDLFAFDQTYLNNLDAVLDIIEGAFNKGYRYITTYLQNSDLIRVTGYLVKRSEVEKARREEIVLRNTAMLGMGTDDNAHVFSRRTRD, translated from the coding sequence ATGAGAGCAAAACAAAGTGAAATACTAGATACTATAAAAAGCAAAGGCTTAACCTATCAACAAAAACATCATAATTTAGCAAATATTGCAGAGAGACTTGTCGATCCAATAGAATTATTGAATTATACAAGTGAAGAAATGGAAGTAATAGAAAACAATATGATATGTGATTTAAACGAAGGATATGGAGTTTATAGACCAAGATATATTGTTCCAGATTATTCTGTTTTTATTAAAGAGGGATGTAAGTTTTTAGATTTAAATCCTCCAACTGATATAGATGAATTATTAGATGGACTTTTAATTTTATATAGTAACGTTCCATCAATAACAAGTTTTCCTGTTTTTATAGGTGAATTAGATCAATTAATAGATCCGTTTATAACAAATGAAGACGAAGATTATATAAAAATCAAACGATTTTTAAATCATATAGATAAGACTATTCCTGATTCATTTTGTCATGCTAATATAGGACCTAAGGCAAGTAAGGCAGGCGAATTGATTTTAAAAGCGGTAATTGAATTACAAAATCCTACTCCTAACATGACAATTAAATATAATAAAAATATTACTAATAGAGAATTTGCAAAGCTTGCAGCAAAAGCATGCTTAGTTGCTTCTAAACCATCATTCTCTAATGATGATTATTATATTAAAGATGTTGGTGAACATGGAATCGCAAGTTGTTATAACGCCCTTCCTATGGCTGGAGGTGCATATACTCTATTAAGGTTAAGATTAGGAACAATTGCTAAATCCTGTTCATCAAAGGAAGAACTAATTAATGAAGCTTTACCTAATTTAACCAATCACATGCTCTCTATGATAGATAAAAGAATAAAATTCATTGTTGAAGAGTCGAATTTCTTTGAAACCTCATTCTTAGTAGAAGAAGGCTTTATCAAAAAAGATAATTTTACAGCAATGCCGGCTATTGTTGGACTAGCAGAAGCTGTTAACCATGTATTAAAGCTTGAAGATAAAGATGAAAGGTTTGGACAATCGGAATATGGAGATGAAATTGCTCATGAAATATTAACAGCTATAGAAAAAATAGTGAATAATCATGAAGCCGTATATTGTGAAAGAACTAATAATCGTTATTTATTCCATGCTCAAGTAGGTGCTAGTTTAGATAATTCAGATAAAGAAAATACACCTGCACATAGGATTCCCGTAGGCGATGAACCAATATTACCACTTCATTTAACACAATCAGCGCAATTTCATAAATACTTCCCATCAGGAACAGGAGATTTATTTGCATTCGATCAAACATATCTTAATAATCTAGATGCAGTTTTGGATATAATTGAAGGAGCATTTAATAAAGGATATCGTTATATTACAACTTATCTACAAAACTCAGATTTAATAAGAGTTACGGGTTATTTAGTAAAGCGTAGCGAAGTTGAAAAGGCGAGAAGAGAAGAAATAGTTCTTAGAAATACAGCGATGTTAGGAATGGGTACAGACGACAATGCCCACGTATTTAGCAGAAGGACAAGGGATTAA
- a CDS encoding radical SAM protein, translating into MDINRNTLPVKDIIPFANVDGSGNRTTIFVQGCNLNCIYCHNPETIKLPCEETEETKYTVEQLLDVIKQYAPYIRGITVSGGEATLYSSFLVDLFKEVKKLGLTCYVDTNGIFNREKIINLIEVTDKFLFDIKGINNLERVTRKSIEHSFDNLEYLLSLNKIEEVRTVCIEDYIDLEGTIREVSKHIKEYGDVIYKLIRVHYRGLTKDQIKAVKDSVPSKEKMIELERLAKSIGVKNIVTIL; encoded by the coding sequence ATGGATATTAATAGAAACACTCTTCCGGTAAAGGATATTATTCCATTTGCTAATGTAGATGGTAGTGGAAATAGAACGACTATTTTTGTACAAGGCTGCAATTTAAATTGTATTTACTGCCATAATCCAGAAACAATAAAGCTGCCTTGTGAAGAAACAGAAGAGACTAAATATACAGTAGAACAACTTTTAGATGTAATTAAACAGTATGCTCCATATATAAGGGGCATTACTGTTTCTGGTGGAGAAGCTACTTTATATAGTTCATTTTTAGTAGATCTATTTAAAGAAGTTAAAAAGCTTGGGCTTACTTGTTATGTAGATACTAATGGAATTTTCAATAGAGAAAAAATAATAAATCTTATTGAAGTAACTGACAAATTTCTTTTTGATATTAAAGGAATTAATAATTTAGAAAGAGTAACTAGAAAAAGCATAGAACATAGTTTTGATAACTTAGAATATTTGCTAAGCTTAAATAAAATTGAAGAAGTTAGAACAGTTTGTATTGAGGATTATATTGATCTTGAAGGGACAATAAGGGAAGTATCAAAGCATATTAAAGAATATGGAGATGTAATATACAAATTAATAAGAGTCCATTATAGAGGATTAACAAAGGATCAAATTAAAGCTGTAAAAGACTCTGTGCCTTCTAAAGAAAAGATGATAGAACTTGAAAGACTAGCAAAATCTATAGGTGTAAAAAACATTGTTACAATATTATAA
- a CDS encoding ABC transporter ATP-binding protein, with protein sequence MAYAIEMLGITKKFPGIKANDNVTLCVDKGEIHALLGENGAGKSTLMSILFGLYQPDEGTIKVNEKEVLISDPNIANEYGIGMVHQHFKLVENFTVTENIILGMEPKKSFGRVDIKKATEKVKKLSDKYGLMVDPNAKIEDITVGMQQRVEILKMLYRNAEILIFDEPTAVLTPQEIRELMKIMKELIKEGKTIILITHKLKEIKEVANRCTVLRRGKYIGTVDVANTTEEQMAEMMVGREVSFEVEKTSAKPKDVVLEIKNLTVKNNRKLDAVKNLNLKVHAGEILCVAGIDGNGQSELIEAITGLRKIESGSILLNGEPIENESTRNRTLKGIGHIPEDRQKYGLVLDFKLEENMVLQKYFMEPFSKNGILNFNEIRKYSDTLIEEFDVRSGKGSLSETRGMSGGNQQKAIIAREVERSPELLIAAQPTRGLDVGAIEYIHNRLVQERDKGKAVLLMSLEMEEVLNLSDKIAVIYEGEIVGIVNTNDTDENQLGLMMAGSKKGGTISDE encoded by the coding sequence ATGGCATATGCGATTGAGATGTTAGGGATAACAAAAAAATTCCCCGGTATTAAAGCTAATGATAACGTTACATTATGTGTTGATAAAGGCGAGATTCATGCACTTCTAGGTGAAAATGGGGCAGGAAAATCAACCTTAATGAGTATTTTGTTTGGTCTTTATCAGCCAGACGAAGGTACTATTAAAGTAAATGAAAAAGAAGTTTTAATAAGTGATCCGAATATAGCTAATGAATATGGTATAGGTATGGTGCATCAGCACTTTAAACTTGTTGAAAACTTTACAGTAACAGAAAATATTATTCTTGGAATGGAGCCTAAAAAATCTTTTGGAAGAGTGGATATAAAAAAAGCAACAGAAAAAGTAAAAAAACTTAGTGATAAATATGGCTTAATGGTTGATCCTAATGCAAAAATTGAAGATATAACAGTAGGAATGCAACAAAGAGTTGAGATTTTAAAGATGCTGTATAGAAATGCTGAAATTTTAATTTTCGATGAGCCTACAGCTGTTTTAACACCACAAGAGATTAGAGAACTAATGAAAATAATGAAAGAATTAATAAAAGAAGGTAAGACAATTATTTTAATTACACATAAGTTAAAAGAAATTAAAGAAGTTGCAAATCGCTGTACAGTTCTTCGTAGAGGTAAATATATTGGAACTGTTGATGTTGCAAATACTACTGAAGAGCAAATGGCAGAAATGATGGTTGGTAGAGAAGTTAGCTTTGAGGTTGAAAAAACTTCAGCTAAGCCTAAAGATGTAGTTTTAGAAATTAAAAATTTAACTGTAAAGAATAATCGTAAGCTCGATGCTGTTAAAAACTTAAACTTAAAAGTACATGCAGGTGAAATACTTTGTGTTGCAGGTATAGATGGAAATGGACAATCTGAGTTAATAGAAGCTATAACAGGACTTAGAAAAATCGAAAGCGGTTCTATTTTACTTAATGGTGAGCCTATTGAAAATGAAAGCACTAGAAATAGAACATTAAAGGGAATAGGACATATACCAGAGGACCGCCAAAAATATGGACTAGTATTAGATTTTAAATTAGAAGAAAATATGGTTCTACAAAAATATTTTATGGAGCCATTTTCGAAAAACGGAATCTTAAATTTTAACGAGATTAGAAAGTATTCTGATACTCTTATTGAAGAGTTTGATGTACGAAGTGGTAAAGGAAGTTTATCTGAAACTAGAGGTATGTCTGGAGGAAATCAGCAAAAGGCTATTATTGCAAGAGAGGTTGAACGTTCTCCAGAACTTTTAATTGCTGCTCAACCAACTCGTGGGCTTGATGTAGGAGCTATTGAATATATTCATAATCGTTTAGTACAGGAAAGAGATAAAGGTAAAGCCGTGCTTTTAATGTCTCTTGAAATGGAAGAAGTTTTAAATCTTTCTGATAAAATAGCAGTTATATATGAAGGTGAAATTGTTGGTATTGTAAATACTAATGATACTGATGAAAATCAGCTTGGCTTAATGATGGCCGGTTCTAAAAAAGGAGGCACTATTTCCGATGAATAA
- a CDS encoding ABC transporter permease, translating into MNKIKNFIANKKNHGFIIPIIAILLGFLVGSLIMLFTGLNPKDLFISLVRAITGINVNNIGTNKEIFNARYIGEYFVYVMPLILTGLSVAFAFRTGLFNIGAEGQVMLGAFMATYVALTVNLPKSILLPAVIISGALAGALWGFIPGILKAKFNVSEVVVTIMLNYVGLYTTNYFIRSLPGSTSTRTVDLPAASLLKSDLLAGLTNNSRLHYGFIVVILAVLAFWFIIEKTTFGYELKSVGYNPFASRYAGMKVERNAALSMAIAGAFSGLAGAILVSGTFGYGRVLGSFENYGFDGIAVALIGGSTAFGSVLGGLLFGALKAAQPIMQINRIPRDIAIIIIASIVIFIAMRNGIKMALEKVKVKEVEK; encoded by the coding sequence ATGAATAAGATTAAAAATTTTATAGCGAATAAAAAAAATCATGGTTTCATTATTCCTATAATTGCTATTTTACTTGGTTTTTTAGTTGGTTCTTTAATCATGCTATTTACTGGTTTAAATCCTAAGGATCTATTTATTTCACTTGTAAGAGCAATTACTGGAATCAATGTAAATAATATTGGAACAAATAAAGAAATTTTCAATGCCAGATATATAGGTGAATATTTTGTATATGTAATGCCTTTAATACTAACTGGCTTATCTGTAGCCTTTGCATTTAGAACAGGTTTATTTAATATAGGTGCTGAAGGGCAAGTAATGCTTGGTGCTTTTATGGCAACTTATGTTGCTTTAACTGTTAATTTACCAAAGTCAATACTTTTGCCAGCTGTTATAATATCAGGAGCTTTAGCAGGAGCTTTATGGGGCTTTATTCCGGGTATATTAAAAGCTAAATTTAATGTTAGTGAGGTTGTTGTAACTATTATGCTAAACTATGTAGGACTTTATACTACAAACTATTTTATTAGAAGTCTTCCAGGTAGTACAAGTACTAGAACAGTTGATCTTCCGGCAGCTAGTCTTTTAAAAAGTGATCTTTTAGCTGGTCTCACTAATAATTCAAGGCTTCATTATGGATTTATAGTTGTCATTTTAGCAGTTCTAGCTTTTTGGTTTATTATAGAGAAAACAACATTTGGATATGAATTAAAGTCAGTTGGATACAATCCATTTGCTTCTCGTTACGCTGGAATGAAAGTTGAAAGAAATGCGGCTTTATCTATGGCTATAGCAGGTGCTTTTTCAGGTCTTGCAGGAGCAATTTTAGTATCAGGAACATTTGGATATGGGCGTGTTTTAGGTAGTTTTGAAAACTATGGTTTTGATGGTATAGCTGTAGCATTAATTGGTGGAAGTACAGCCTTTGGTTCAGTATTAGGTGGGTTACTATTTGGAGCACTTAAAGCCGCACAACCTATTATGCAAATAAACAGAATTCCTAGAGATATTGCAATTATAATTATAGCTTCTATAGTTATTTTTATAGCTATGCGAAATGGCATAAAAATGGCATTAGAAAAGGTCAAAGTTAAGGAGGTTGAAAAATAA
- a CDS encoding ABC transporter permease: protein METIYSMLVLTLIFSTPIVITSLGGLFSERSGIVNIALEGLMMFGGFGAATALVFLHGSVPFAPWLALIAGMTFAALISVIHAYLSINLNADQIISGTAINLLATGVTIYLAQIIFGQQRTQTFSGSFRKTTYPVLSDIPVIGDIFFTNIYPTVYLAFILVLAAWYILYKTPFGLRLRATGEHPHAVDSMGVSVKKMRYIGVIVSGALAGLGGGILVLTQDTQYTVMSISGTGFIALAALVFGRWKPAGLLGAGLFFGFSRIFSIYSNSFSFLRKLPNEFFFALPYLLTIVALVIFSRQSVGPKAAGKAYDKGER, encoded by the coding sequence ATGGAAACTATTTACTCAATGTTAGTATTAACACTTATTTTTTCTACTCCAATTGTTATAACCTCCTTAGGTGGATTGTTTTCTGAACGAAGCGGTATAGTTAATATTGCTCTTGAAGGATTAATGATGTTTGGTGGTTTTGGAGCAGCTACAGCACTTGTTTTTTTACATGGATCAGTACCATTTGCACCTTGGTTAGCTCTTATTGCAGGTATGACTTTTGCAGCTTTGATATCAGTTATACATGCATATTTAAGTATAAATTTAAATGCAGACCAAATAATATCTGGAACAGCAATTAATTTACTAGCTACAGGCGTGACGATATACTTAGCACAGATAATATTTGGACAACAAAGAACACAAACATTTAGTGGAAGTTTTAGAAAAACTACCTATCCAGTATTAAGTGATATACCAGTAATAGGAGATATTTTCTTTACTAATATTTATCCTACAGTATATCTTGCGTTTATTTTAGTATTAGCTGCTTGGTATATTCTGTACAAGACTCCATTTGGTTTAAGGCTAAGAGCAACAGGAGAGCATCCACATGCGGTAGACAGTATGGGAGTTAGTGTAAAGAAGATGAGATATATCGGTGTTATTGTATCGGGAGCTTTAGCAGGACTTGGTGGAGGAATACTGGTATTAACTCAAGATACACAGTATACTGTTATGAGTATTAGTGGTACAGGGTTTATAGCACTTGCGGCATTAGTATTTGGTAGATGGAAACCAGCTGGACTTCTGGGTGCAGGTTTGTTTTTTGGTTTTTCTAGAATATTTAGTATATATTCTAATAGTTTTTCATTTCTACGAAAATTACCAAACGAATTTTTCTTTGCCCTTCCTTATCTATTGACAATTGTAGCTCTTGTAATATTCAGTAGACAATCTGTTGGACCAAAAGCAGCAGGTAAAGCCTATGATAAAGGTGAAAGATAA
- the rpoN gene encoding RNA polymerase factor sigma-54: protein MRMGFNLQLEQSQKLIMTPQLQQAIQILQFNSLELEKYINEQLEKNPVLEANVEKERQDISDKKTEEDKIKEINWKEYIEDFNNYEYTRGSYYNEENEFNYENIVSRESTLQEYLLFQYHLTLLDRKYFVIGEYIINSLDDRGYLMATVEEIADYFKEEKHIVESILQIIQTFDPPGVGARTLEECLLLQLRSLEIKDEKIYKLIADYLPEIASNKYPYIAKKLGVSIGQIQQYCDFIKTLEPKPGRRFTPNQNRYITPDIVVKKIGNEYTILTNDYNGPRLTIREDYKRMMTSSDENSDVVKFLNEQFNSAAWLIKSIEQRKQTIYKVAEVIIKKQMAFFEKGKKYLRPMTLKEIADEIEVHESTVSRATNGKYIETPLGIFELKYFFSSGVEGNEGIGISSESIKSFIQDIINEEDPKKPLSDDKVVNKLKIKGINISRRTVAKYRDEMGILASSKRKRY from the coding sequence ATGAGAATGGGTTTTAACTTACAACTAGAGCAATCCCAGAAATTGATTATGACTCCACAATTGCAACAGGCTATTCAAATTTTACAATTTAATTCCTTAGAGCTGGAGAAATATATTAATGAGCAATTAGAAAAAAACCCTGTATTAGAAGCGAATGTTGAGAAAGAAAGACAGGATATATCAGATAAAAAAACTGAAGAAGATAAAATTAAAGAAATTAATTGGAAGGAATATATTGAAGACTTCAACAACTACGAATATACAAGAGGTAGTTATTATAATGAAGAAAATGAATTTAACTATGAAAATATTGTTTCAAGAGAATCTACACTACAGGAGTATCTGTTATTTCAATATCATCTAACTTTATTAGATAGAAAATATTTCGTAATAGGAGAGTATATAATAAATAGTCTAGATGATAGAGGATATTTGATGGCTACTGTTGAAGAAATTGCTGACTATTTTAAAGAAGAAAAACATATAGTCGAAAGTATTTTGCAAATAATCCAAACTTTTGATCCTCCAGGTGTAGGAGCAAGGACTCTTGAGGAATGTTTATTACTTCAATTACGCTCTTTAGAAATAAAAGATGAAAAAATTTATAAACTTATTGCAGACTATCTTCCTGAAATTGCTTCTAATAAATATCCTTACATTGCTAAGAAATTAGGAGTTAGTATTGGCCAAATTCAGCAATATTGCGATTTTATAAAAACCTTAGAGCCAAAACCAGGTAGAAGATTTACACCCAATCAAAATAGATATATTACTCCTGATATTGTAGTTAAAAAAATAGGAAACGAGTACACAATATTAACTAATGATTACAACGGACCACGACTAACCATTCGTGAGGATTATAAAAGAATGATGACTTCTAGTGATGAAAATTCTGATGTTGTAAAATTTTTAAATGAGCAATTTAATTCTGCAGCTTGGCTAATTAAAAGTATTGAGCAAAGAAAGCAAACTATTTATAAGGTTGCAGAAGTAATAATAAAAAAACAGATGGCCTTTTTTGAAAAGGGGAAAAAATATTTAAGACCTATGACACTAAAAGAAATTGCGGATGAAATCGAAGTTCATGAGTCTACAGTTAGTAGGGCTACCAATGGTAAGTATATCGAAACTCCACTTGGTATATTCGAATTAAAATATTTCTTTTCTAGTGGAGTAGAGGGAAATGAAGGTATAGGCATTTCATCAGAAAGTATAAAGAGTTTTATACAAGATATAATTAATGAAGAAGATCCTAAAAAGCCTTTAAGTGATGATAAAGTAGTTAATAAATTGAAGATTAAAGGTATAAATATATCAAGAAGAACTGTAGCAAAGTATAGAGATGAGATGGGTATATTAGCATCTTCAAAGAGAAAAAGGTATTAA
- a CDS encoding sugar-binding transcriptional regulator encodes MKNIINLQKKIVPEIFPILEKRYNILRNIYLMQPVGRRNLANKLSIGERIIRTEVDVLKNQGLVDVDAAGMTITDEGKIVAEELKDFIYSMRGIGEIQDRLKNKLGISKVIVVPGNVEEDEFVLSDLGKATAKLIEKLATSNTKVGITGGTTMAAVAKGITQHTKKQNINIVPARGGLGKQVETQANTIAAEIASRLNGSYELLHASDTLSNQTMEILLQDREIERVIKTIKSVDLLVFGIGRADTMARRRELQKDIVEKLAESNAVSEAFGYYFNQEGNIVHETKTIGIDLEDFQRVPNTIGVAGGRNKAEAILAITSLKKSMILVTDEAAATMILEKF; translated from the coding sequence ATGAAGAATATCATTAATCTTCAAAAAAAAATTGTACCAGAAATTTTTCCAATATTAGAGAAAAGATATAATATTCTTCGAAATATATATTTGATGCAGCCAGTAGGTAGAAGGAATTTAGCAAATAAACTTTCTATAGGTGAACGGATAATAAGAACAGAAGTAGATGTTCTGAAAAATCAAGGGTTAGTAGATGTAGATGCCGCAGGTATGACAATTACAGACGAAGGCAAGATTGTAGCGGAAGAGCTAAAGGACTTTATTTACTCTATGCGCGGAATTGGAGAAATTCAAGATAGGCTAAAAAATAAGTTAGGAATAAGTAAAGTTATAGTTGTTCCAGGCAATGTGGAAGAAGATGAATTTGTATTAAGTGATCTAGGAAAAGCAACTGCAAAGTTAATTGAAAAGCTTGCAACTAGTAATACAAAAGTAGGTATTACTGGTGGTACTACTATGGCCGCTGTTGCTAAGGGAATAACACAGCATACAAAAAAGCAAAATATAAACATAGTTCCTGCTAGAGGTGGTCTTGGAAAACAAGTCGAAACTCAGGCAAATACTATAGCGGCTGAAATAGCTAGTAGATTAAATGGAAGTTACGAATTATTACATGCTTCTGATACATTAAGTAACCAAACTATGGAAATACTTTTACAAGACCGTGAAATTGAAAGAGTCATTAAAACTATAAAATCTGTAGATTTGTTGGTATTTGGTATAGGAAGAGCAGATACAATGGCGAGAAGACGCGAACTTCAAAAGGATATAGTTGAAAAACTAGCAGAATCAAATGCAGTATCTGAAGCATTTGGCTATTATTTTAATCAAGAAGGTAATATTGTACACGAGACAAAGACAATAGGCATTGATCTTGAAGACTTCCAGCGAGTTCCCAACACAATAGGAGTGGCTGGTGGACGAAATAAAGCTGAGGCAATATTAGCAATTACAAGTTTAAAAAAGTCTATGATACTGGTAACTGATGAGGCTGCTGCAACAATGATATTAGAAAAATTTTAA